Below is a genomic region from Streptomyces sp. NBC_00461.
GTCCGCCGGCACCAGCCCGTTCGCCGCCGTACGCCCGCCCGAATCACTCATTTCTTCACGGCCCTTCGTCTCTGCTTAGGAATCAGATCATGACAGATAAAATCGGCGTCCTCGGCAAGAAGTCCGCGCAGCGCACGGGCGTGGAGCGGATTGTGAATGCACCGCTGCCCACGGTGTACGGCCAATTCCGGGCGGTCGGCTACATGGACCATGACCGCGGTGACGAACAAGTGGCCCTGGTCCACGGCGAGATCGGCACGGACAACGTACTCACCCGACTCCATTCCGAGTGCCTGACCGGTGACGCGTTCGGCTCGCAGCACTGCGAATGCGGCGACCAGCTCGCCTCCGCGCTGAAGGCCGTGGTCGCCGAAGGCAGCGGCATCGTCGTCTACTTGAGGGGCCACGAGGGCCGCGGGATCGGTCTGCTGGCCAAGTTGCGGGCGATGGCGCTGCAGGCGGAGGGCCTGGACACCGTCGAGGCGAACCTCGCGCTCGGACTGCCGGTGGACGCCCGTGACTACGGCGTCGCCGCCGGGATCCTCCAGGACCTGGGCGTGAACTCGGTCCGGCTGATGTCCAACAACCCGCGCAAGCGGGAGGCGCTGGTGCAGCACGGCATCCAAGTGGCCGAGACCGTACCGCTGTTGATCCCGCCGTGCGAGAGCAACATCACCTATCTGCGCACCAAGCGCGAACGCCTCGACCATGTCCTGCCGCATCTGGACGCGGTGGCGCACCTGTCCTGATCACGCCCACCACCTCGCCGCCGCCCGTGTCCGCCGCGACCTGCCGTCGGCGAGGTGGGCCGTGACCCGCGCCCCGGCCGCGTACCCTTCGTGGACGTCAGCCCCTTGAGCGCCGGCCCTCTCGCGGCCGACGCCCCGCGCCCGGAGGCCCACCTCGTATGACAGAGCTCCATCTGTGGCTGCGCCACGAGGTCCGCAGCACCGAACGCCGCACGCCCCTCGTGCCGTCCGACGCCCGCCGGCTCGTCGACAGCGGGGTGACCCTGACCGTGGAGGAGTCCCCGCAGCGGATCTTCCCGATCGAGGAGTACGAGGCGGCGGGCTGCCGCGTCGCACCCGCGGGCTCATGGGTGTCGGCTCCGCACCGGGCCGTCGTCATCGGCCTGAAGGAACTCCCGGACGAGCCGGCCGAACTGACGCACCAGCACATTTTCTTCGGGCACGCCTACAAGCGGCAGCCCGGCGCTGAGGCCCTGCTGCGGCGCTTCGCCGCCGGGGGAGGGGCGCTCCTCGACCTGGAGTACCTGGTGGACGACGACGGCCGCAGGCTCGCCGCGTTCGGGTTCTGGGCCGGCTATCTGGGCGCCGCCCTGGCCGTGCTGCAGCAGCGGGGCAGGCTCGCGGCGCCCCTGACGCCCACGTCCAAGGAGGTCTTGGACGAGACGCTCCGACGCGCCGACGGGGACGAGGAGTTCACGGCTGTGGTGATCGGCGCCCTGGGCCGCAGCGGCCGGGGTGCGCGCGTCGCCTTCCGGACGGCCGGGGTCGAGCCGACCTGCTGGGACCTCGCCGAGACCCGCGACCTGGACCGGCCGGCCCTGCTCGCCCACGACGTCTTCGTGAACGCGGTCCTCGCCACCACCCCCATCCCGCCCTTCCTCCGGGAGCAGGACCTCGACGACCCCGCCCGCCGCCTGCGCACCGTCTGCGACGTCACCTGCGACGTCGGCTCCGAGCTGAACGTCCTGCCGGTCTACGACCGCACCACGGACTGGGAGCACCCCGTGCGCCGCCTGCGCGAGAACCCCCCGCACTCCCCGCACCCCCCACTCGACCTGATCGCCATCGACAACCTGCCATCCCTCCTCCCGCGGGAGTCCAGCACCGACTTCTCGGCGGCTCTGGTGCTCCAGCTCCTGGAGTTCGGTGCCGACGGGCCCTGGGGCCGCTGTCTGGACCGCTTCCGCCAGGCCTGCCGCGAACTCGGCATCACAGAAGGGGAGTTCCGCCATGTCTGACAGCACCGACAGGGTCACCGCGAGCGGCACCGTGCACTGGATCGGCGCCGGTCTGTCCACGGGCAGCGGCCTGGCCCGCCTGTGCGAGACGGCCGAGCGGGTACGGCTGTGGCACCGCACCGAGGAACGCGCCGCCCAGGCCCTCGACCGCCTGGGCCTGACCGGCCGCGCCGAGCCCCGCGCCTACACGCTCACCGCCCTCGCCGCCGAACTGGCCCCCGGCGACGTCGTCGTATCGATGCTGCCCGCACCGGAGCACGCCGCCATCCTGGCCGTCTGCGTGCGCGAGGGGGCCCACTTCGCCTGCTCCAGCTATGTGTCGGACGCCGTACTGGAACAGGTGCCCGGCGCCGCGAAGGCCGGCCTCGTCGTCCTCACGGAGGCGGGGCTCGACCCGGGCCTCGACCACCTCTTCGCGCACAGCCTCGTCGCCCGTGCCCGGGAGGCGATCGGCGCCGGCACGCCGGCCTCGTACCGCTTCACCTCGTACTGCGGCGGCATCCCGGCCGTCCCGAACGACTTCAGGTACCGCTTCAGCTGGGCGCCCGCGGGGGTGCTCAACGCGCTGCGCTCGCCCGCCCGTTACATCGAGGACGGCGCGCAGACCACCGTCGACCGGCCCTGGGAGGCCACCCGGCCGCACGTCCTCGACGGCGAGAGGTTCGAGGTCTACCCGAACCGGGACAGCGTCCCCTTCGTCGAGCAGTACGAACTGCCCGCCACCTGGCAGGCACGGTCCTTCGTCCGCGGCACCCTGCGTCTCGACGGCTGGCTGCGAGCCTGGGACGCGGTGTTCGAGGAGCTGAAGGCCGGTGACGACGCCCGCATCGCCGCGCTGGCACAGGAGTTGGCGGCCCGCCATCCCACCACCGACGCCGACCGCGACCGGGTGGTGCTCGCCGTGTCGCTGGAGGTCCGGGGCGAGGGGGAGCGGAGCTGGTCGGGGAGTTACCTCCTGGACCTGGTGGGCGACGCTCAGGAGAGCGCGATGGCCCGCTGCGTCTCCCGTCCCCTGGCCCTGGGCATCCGCCACATCCTTGACGGCACCCTGCCCGCCGGGCTCGACCGGGCGGCGGAGACGGCCGCCCGGTCCCAGCAGTGGCTGGACGAACTCGCCCACGAGGGGCTGGAGTTCACCCTGCGCACCGCGCCGTAGCCGGACTCAGTCCGTGACCGCCTCGTGGACCAGCCTCTTGAGGTCCGGGAAGAGCCTGAGTGACGACTTCGGCCGGACCTGAGTCATGAACTGCACGGTCAGATCACGGCTCGGGTCCACCCAGAACGTCGTGGTCGCCACCCCGCTCCAGCCGTACGTGCCCAGGCCCGACGGCGCCTGGGTGTGCTCGGGATCGATGACGACGGAGACGCCGAGGCCGAAGCCGACGCCGTCGTTGCCGGGCTCGTCGTGGGCCGGGCGGCTGCCGAAGGCGCGCAGGTCGGCGCCGCCGGGAAGGTGGTTGCGGGTCATCAGCTCCACCGTCTCGGGGGCCAGCAGACGCACCCCGTCGAGCTCGCCGCGGCGGCGCAGCAGCTCCATGAAGCGGTGCACGTCGTACGCGGAGGCCACCATGCCGCCGCTGCCGGACAGGAAGCGAGGCCGTCCGCGCAGCGGCAGCCCGGCGATCGGCTCGATGCCGCCCTCGGCGGTCTCGCCGTACAACTCGCTGAGCCGGGGCGCCTGTTCGTCAGGGACGCAGAAGCCCGCGTCGGTCATGCCGAGCGGGCCGAAGACGCGCTCGGCGAAGAACGCGTCGAGCGGCTGCCCGGACACGACCTCGATCACTCTGCCGAGCACATTGGTGGCGACCGAGTAGTTCCACTGTGTGCCCGGCTCGAACTGCAGCGGCAGGCGGGCGTACGCCTCGACGGTCCCGGCCAGGTCCGAGCCCGGCAGCACCGCCGAGTCGAGGCCGGCCGCGCGGTAGAGGGCGTCGACCGGGTGGGTGCGGTAGAAGGCGAAGGTCAGGCCCGCCGTGTGGGTCAACAGGTGCCGGATCAGCAAGGGTTGGGTTGCCGGGCGGGTCTGGACGTCGGTGCCCGAGCCGCTCTCGTACACCTGCGGGTCGGCGAAGGCCGGGAGATGGCGGGCGACCGGGTCGTCGAGCGACAGGCGGCCCTCCTCCACGAGTATCAGCGCGGCGACCGTGGTGACCGGTTTGGTCATGGAGTAGATCCGCCACAGGGTGTCGGCCTCGACGGGCAGATCCGCCGCGACGTCGCGGCGGCCGTGGGTGGTGAGGTGGGCGACGCGTCCGCCACGGGCCACCGCCAGCAGAAAGCCGGGCAGGCGTCCTTCGTCGACGTAGTGGGCGACGTGCTGGTCGAGGCGGTCCAGCGCCTTCGCGTCCAGCCCGGCCTCGCCCGGGTCGACCTCTTGTCGCAGCTGTGCCATCGCTCTCCTCCGAATGCGCTCGTCGAGGTGCGGTCCGGCAGTACCCCGCCCGACCGACCTCGGACTCATCGTCGCGCAGGAACGCGGGCACGGTCCCCTTCTTGACCATGATTGATCATCGGGGCCGAACGTTTCGGCAGCGCGCGGCCCGCCATGCCCCCGCCACCCCACAGCTGGGCGATGCCGTGCAAGTTCGCCCAAAGCGAGCCCGCGACGAGCCGGGCGTCCACGTAAGGCCGGGCCCGCCCGACCAGCTCAGCCTCGCGTATGCAGACAGTGTCCACCCGGGAATGCGGGAATCGGCCCGACGGGTTGACCCGGGTATGACTCAGGACACACTGCTCAGGCTGCTCTCCGACGACCGCAGCGGGGTGCTCGTCACCCTCAAGCGCGACGGCCGGCCCCAGCTGTCGAACGTCAGCCATCACTACTATCCCGACGAGCACATCGTCCGGATCTCGGTCACCGACGACCGCGCCAAGACCCGCAACCTGCTGCGCGACCCACGGGCGTCGTACCACGTGTCCACCCCCGACCGCCTTGCCTACACGGTCGTCGAGGGCACCGCCGACCTCTCACCCGTCGCGAAGGACCCGCACGACGACACGGTCGAGGAGCTGATCCGCCTCTACCGCGACGTCCTGGGCGAGCACCCGGACTGGGACGACTACCGTGCCGCGATGGTCCGCGACCGACGCCTGGTGGTGCGGCTGAGGGTGGAGCGGGCGTACGGAATTCCCAAGGGGGCCAACAGGGGCTGAGCGCACCACACCGTCCGCGCACCCCGGCCGCCCCTGAATCCGGCCGGAGCGCGCGGAGGCCCCCATGATTACCGCACTACGCGCGGTGCCTCAACGGCGCCTTTTGCCCCGAGCCCCACGAAGGCCGGTACGACGCCGGGCGGGGTGGCGTACGCCCGAGCGGGCCTGGTGCAACGCGTAGCGCGCGGGTGCTTGCCGTCTCCTCCCCGCGCGCATAGCCTCCGCGCGTGATCAATGGGGCACATGTGGTGATCTACACCCGCGACGCCGAGGCGGACCGGGCCTTCTTCCGGGACGTCCTCGGCTGGGCGCACGTCGACGCGGGACTCGGCTGGCTGATCTTCAGGGCACCGCCCGCGGAGGTCGCCTTCCATCCGGCCGAGGGCGAGCCGTCGCACGAACTGATGCTGATGTGCGACGACATCGACGCGACGACCGCCGAACTCACCGAAAAGGGAGTGGAGTTGACGCGGCCCCTGGAGGACGCCCGCTGGGGTCGGGTGACGGGTTTCCGGCTGCCGGGTGGGGGCGAGGTCGGCTTGTACGAGCCGCGTCACCCGCGAGCGACGTAGGGCGACACGGGGCCGCGTACGCACCCGCGACGCCGCGGCGCCGAAACCCCCGGGCTCCGGAGCCTTCGTGGCGTCCAGGGCCCGGGGGTGCCCGGGGTGATCGTGGAATCCCGGCCCGTGGTGGCCCGGGGGTGATCGTGCGGAGCGGTCAGGCCCTGACCGTCTCCGGCTGTGACGCTCCCTGGGGTGTGCGCTCACCCAGGTGTTCCGTCGGGATCCTGTGAGTCTCGCGGGCCGAGAGGGCGGCGATCACCGGCGGGACGCACAGGGCCGCCGTGAACAGCGCCACCGACGACCAGTCGCTGCCGTCGGGGCCCGCGATCTGGGCGGCGAACGTGACCGCGAAGCCCGCCACGGCGAAGCCGATCTGGGTGCCGATCGCCATGCCGGACAGGCGGACGCGAGTGGAGAACATCTCGCCGTAGAAGGACGGCCAGACGCCGTTCGCGGCGCTGTAGACCATGCCGAAGGTGACTATGCCCAGGATCAGGATCAGGGCGTAGTTGCCCGTCGAGATCGCCCAGAGGTAGAGGAACATGGTGATCGCGCTGCCGACCGCGCCGATCAGGAACACGGGGCGGCGGCCGATGCGGTCCGACAGGGTGGCCCACAGGGGGATCGCACCGAGTGCCACGAGGTTGGCGAGCGCGCCCACCCACAGCATGGAGGAGCGGGACATGCCGACCGAGTCGCTGGTGGCGTAGGCGAGGGCCCAGACCGTGAAGATCGTGGAGACCGAGGCGATGAGCGCGCCCCCGATCACCCGCAGCACGTCCACCCAGTGCTCGCGCAGCAGCACGACCAGCGGCAGCTTCACGACCCCCTCGGTGGCCGCCTGCTTCGCGAAGGCCGGAGTCTCCTCCAGCCTGCGACGGATGCCGTAGCCGACGACGGCGACGGCGACGCTCGCCCAGAACGGCACTCGCCAGCCCCATGACAGCAACTGGTCCTCGGGAAGCGCGGCGACCGGGATGAAGACCAGCGTGGCGATGAGCTGGCCGCCCTGTGTGCCACTGAGGGTGAAGCTGGTGAAGAAGCCGCGTCGGTCCGGTGGCGCGTGTTCCAGCGTCATGGAGTTGGCGCTGGCCTGCTCGCCGGCGGCCGAGATGCCCTGCAGGACACGGCAGGCGACCAGCAGGACCGGGGCGAGGGAGCCGACCTGGGCACGCGTGGGC
It encodes:
- a CDS encoding serine hydrolase domain-containing protein codes for the protein MAQLRQEVDPGEAGLDAKALDRLDQHVAHYVDEGRLPGFLLAVARGGRVAHLTTHGRRDVAADLPVEADTLWRIYSMTKPVTTVAALILVEEGRLSLDDPVARHLPAFADPQVYESGSGTDVQTRPATQPLLIRHLLTHTAGLTFAFYRTHPVDALYRAAGLDSAVLPGSDLAGTVEAYARLPLQFEPGTQWNYSVATNVLGRVIEVVSGQPLDAFFAERVFGPLGMTDAGFCVPDEQAPRLSELYGETAEGGIEPIAGLPLRGRPRFLSGSGGMVASAYDVHRFMELLRRRGELDGVRLLAPETVELMTRNHLPGGADLRAFGSRPAHDEPGNDGVGFGLGVSVVIDPEHTQAPSGLGTYGWSGVATTTFWVDPSRDLTVQFMTQVRPKSSLRLFPDLKRLVHEAVTD
- a CDS encoding saccharopine dehydrogenase gives rise to the protein MTELHLWLRHEVRSTERRTPLVPSDARRLVDSGVTLTVEESPQRIFPIEEYEAAGCRVAPAGSWVSAPHRAVVIGLKELPDEPAELTHQHIFFGHAYKRQPGAEALLRRFAAGGGALLDLEYLVDDDGRRLAAFGFWAGYLGAALAVLQQRGRLAAPLTPTSKEVLDETLRRADGDEEFTAVVIGALGRSGRGARVAFRTAGVEPTCWDLAETRDLDRPALLAHDVFVNAVLATTPIPPFLREQDLDDPARRLRTVCDVTCDVGSELNVLPVYDRTTDWEHPVRRLRENPPHSPHPPLDLIAIDNLPSLLPRESSTDFSAALVLQLLEFGADGPWGRCLDRFRQACRELGITEGEFRHV
- a CDS encoding MFS transporter encodes the protein MTHAVAPRDPADAVGQPKKAAAAAWIGSALEYYDFFIYGSAAALIFPKVFFDESDPATATLLSLATFGVAYAARPVGALFLGHFGDRVGRKKIMVFTLILMGLSTFLIGCLPTRAQVGSLAPVLLVACRVLQGISAAGEQASANSMTLEHAPPDRRGFFTSFTLSGTQGGQLIATLVFIPVAALPEDQLLSWGWRVPFWASVAVAVVGYGIRRRLEETPAFAKQAATEGVVKLPLVVLLREHWVDVLRVIGGALIASVSTIFTVWALAYATSDSVGMSRSSMLWVGALANLVALGAIPLWATLSDRIGRRPVFLIGAVGSAITMFLYLWAISTGNYALILILGIVTFGMVYSAANGVWPSFYGEMFSTRVRLSGMAIGTQIGFAVAGFAVTFAAQIAGPDGSDWSSVALFTAALCVPPVIAALSARETHRIPTEHLGERTPQGASQPETVRA
- a CDS encoding PPOX class F420-dependent oxidoreductase — its product is MTQDTLLRLLSDDRSGVLVTLKRDGRPQLSNVSHHYYPDEHIVRISVTDDRAKTRNLLRDPRASYHVSTPDRLAYTVVEGTADLSPVAKDPHDDTVEELIRLYRDVLGEHPDWDDYRAAMVRDRRLVVRLRVERAYGIPKGANRG
- the ribA gene encoding GTP cyclohydrolase II — its product is MTDKIGVLGKKSAQRTGVERIVNAPLPTVYGQFRAVGYMDHDRGDEQVALVHGEIGTDNVLTRLHSECLTGDAFGSQHCECGDQLASALKAVVAEGSGIVVYLRGHEGRGIGLLAKLRAMALQAEGLDTVEANLALGLPVDARDYGVAAGILQDLGVNSVRLMSNNPRKREALVQHGIQVAETVPLLIPPCESNITYLRTKRERLDHVLPHLDAVAHLS
- a CDS encoding saccharopine dehydrogenase family protein gives rise to the protein MSDSTDRVTASGTVHWIGAGLSTGSGLARLCETAERVRLWHRTEERAAQALDRLGLTGRAEPRAYTLTALAAELAPGDVVVSMLPAPEHAAILAVCVREGAHFACSSYVSDAVLEQVPGAAKAGLVVLTEAGLDPGLDHLFAHSLVARAREAIGAGTPASYRFTSYCGGIPAVPNDFRYRFSWAPAGVLNALRSPARYIEDGAQTTVDRPWEATRPHVLDGERFEVYPNRDSVPFVEQYELPATWQARSFVRGTLRLDGWLRAWDAVFEELKAGDDARIAALAQELAARHPTTDADRDRVVLAVSLEVRGEGERSWSGSYLLDLVGDAQESAMARCVSRPLALGIRHILDGTLPAGLDRAAETAARSQQWLDELAHEGLEFTLRTAP
- a CDS encoding VOC family protein translates to MINGAHVVIYTRDAEADRAFFRDVLGWAHVDAGLGWLIFRAPPAEVAFHPAEGEPSHELMLMCDDIDATTAELTEKGVELTRPLEDARWGRVTGFRLPGGGEVGLYEPRHPRAT